In Zonotrichia albicollis isolate bZonAlb1 chromosome 3, bZonAlb1.hap1, whole genome shotgun sequence, a single window of DNA contains:
- the RP1L1 gene encoding retinitis pigmentosa 1-like 1 protein translates to MTQVPADYLSTTSSYNYEPPLPSVARASTLTKVPPAKKITFFKSGDPQFAGVKMAINQRSFKSFNALMDDLSHRVPLPFGVRTITTPRGIHCISELDQLEDGGCYLCSDKKYVKPISITSGGHRPAPPRNSRPSSTMRRAAQEGKMEDYSAPFTHHGPRIPKKITLVKNGESGFRRSIILNRRNARSFKTLLDEITEILQFPVKKLYTIDGKKIDSMQALLHCPNVLVCVGREPFKPVSMENLRKHSVEKLPNLPPRSNNGNNVNENNDMNFGLKAKKSVIHPRSASSNRSMRFSLSSEKSYPNGLAASPDNGGPFSNGCSHPKAGDLVQSLVNDDIEKRVHVNKDGSLSVEMKVRFRLLNDETLQWSTQIKKSNLMNQLPCEESGVEEDSGGDPLQKMNPEASSEADDSLYPCDIDSYMSKLEESEYDEAHCHSCGKKHQDYDIWKNPMHMSQREEPGVRSTWHTHSSCSSTSSRRRVVHKKMTSVDSIHTTSSEEFSEHIVRESSSYSETIKNRVAYRSVKKCVCRSDLSTGASNGEEQQEHTRTSTGNSQRPSSLGLMSHSSCENNLDTQDSPEDQEITKIISQNEDANCFEASSVKCLKDDPEEVESSRVGSVMSRSSLQSRQSKKNVCEEVSSVGRSMSSSSLQKANQGENSQCSTPANSVHSKSSNCTTPKEKAEQGDTSDDNPVVSSFSSESCPKKEAEEVEADQEESEVNEVSSVSAKTKPSQSIRGESSEGERCSTQGTHRSKASDRSSKKSGSEENVPCSVSCSSRGSKKSKRSHAHLDARSEISVSSLESTLNKKNSLRTDDARSGSRASIYSKSSCEIKKKSAGDTMSHKSGSLHSNISSTSEPEATAGPAEEETSKSTANGYSESSKSSKKRSHKEENSKPSSLCSSLSSPNEKSGKGHAKISSEPSSSKQGSMSGSVCSKVDHPSEDGVRNGKPTSSSSRVSSKSEIKDKCVLTQISQETDDRCSQSNMSLSSKSRQTNRKNLRVKVSNSSRASVSETMSVCSLQCPAPPKGKPKRKNIRATILKNSSISSIGTESVLTAGREQKEIVDSSKATSYGSKSAATEGNGQNNKEIDDSCNKKTEEEVEDAGVQEEGGDLMPSALPNASPEEVVQEWLRKIPSETLLMKYEMEDDGEEEHAESTTEVSHCTNAEEAPEEEKAEEKNEEEEAEKDEAKEEEKDEAKDEVEEEKAEDTAVVEEAEECVNQEKISEVPPEAAEAEQAECNKSVTSSQNNNKRDLPTSVQTSVQIMKALLSSKHETKFDRSNSLPEVSPTMGRKLSNSANILITCLASLQLLDEESEDPSENSKHLNKSRYTELLNIFQALWFGCTAERSGPSSDQEASKVAMPVSGSKAPKSMDHAFTPMSSSGVDVCSCSGGSGEECTAGATLVAQKTMECKTAEQMENAETGTEVTEVEEQSKEEEQPSRPSTACSEAKGEEKAESAREESVIQAEEENKEDQGSNCEHDQGEGGENENEEENKLVETGEQEEAEAVTDEVPQENPEEEADLPEATGDEENPEEEADQPEATGDANVGDADVGTELKEEVQEQPQEESPNDPEPKIDTSTSVGTSLVQQNSMDPDPTWVLRLLKKIEREFMAHYVNAMNEFKVRWNLQDNQQMDAMILELKEEVSKRIQKSIEKELRKIRSRAGRRMPRPPEGPPTRESKLQTEQRRWRLQTMHKKSLFGDKNGAQMRLEETSDLSFDVDNDFNLSAALEDSMSKQSSEEEYCPCDSCVRKKLASRPARAPVVATNAPVMKAFDLQKILRLKKDGNEEAVVAEAAQDTKTLPNGSVEEGAENEEKDEEQPQAGETEAEEEEGKEPELNEDDGTTLNGDGEETEIAESQNTEMEDEAKTEETKEEEAEEEGEETKEGEEEEAKEEEEEKEEEEIAKAKEEGEEIKEEEGETKEEDEEVKEEEAEESKEEEELNEEEEKEVEEGVKEEEETKEEEGKEEDEEGKEEEEGKEEEEGKEGEEEAKEEEEEAKEEEEETKEEEEEEAKEEDEEDKEEEEEAKEEEEEAKEEEEAKEEEEEEGKEEEEAKEEEEEAKEEEEEGKEEEEEAEEEEGKEEEEETKEEEEAKEEEEEAKVEEEEGKEEDEEAKEEEEEAKEEEEEAKEEEEEEGKEEEEEAKEEEGKEEEIEEAKEKAEGEEEEVEEGDEEAEEEEEAKEGEEEAKEEEEEEEGKEEEEEAKEEEEEVKEEDKEAKEEEEEEEEEEEAKEDEEEAKEGGEEEEEEEEEAKEEEEEGKEEEEEAKDDEEEEEAKEEEEEGKEEEEEAKEEEEEEEGKEEEEEEEAKEEEEEEGKEEEEAKEEEEEVKEGEEEAKEEEEEGKEEEVKEEEEDVKEEEAEEEEEQKEEEETKEEEGKEEEEEGTKEDEEEKEDEGQIKEEQEVEEEEAKEEEEGEKEEEETKEEEEEKEEEEEEEEEAAQNEEQEAEEKSEGEQEGENEAEETEGPGDEEVVADDEAETSECRGDAEGSGTDNNPEGDAVEGNEEAEQDEAEAEEDAKPESGDEAEEKSSEKGENPDENEEPTGDDPENAHEKHEDQGNNKVSEKASKTKGKRTNKRLETLKKSTAFSCYSSVGNFSQQSQKGSDDEEERVDEEEGGVKEEGIAEEEAVEEECKGDDNPTNDHPNGEVRSDESSKPSQMYPDSDEEEEDKESSGSDPVGVEEHPDAEGADPKEAENTEEFQAAKKKENSDEIDQDDLDF, encoded by the exons ATGACTCAGGTGCCTGCTGACTACCTGTCAACCACCAGCTCCTACAACTATGAGCCACCCCTCCCCTCCGTGGCTCGGGCCAGCACCCTCACCAAGGTCCCTCCGGCCAAAAAAATAACCTTCTTCAAGAGTGGAGACCCTCAGTTCGCCGGAGTCAAGATGGCCATCAACCAGCGGAGCTTCAAGAGCTTCAACGCGCTCATGGACGACCTCTCCCATCGGGTCCCGCTGCCCTTTGGGGTCAGGACCATCACCACCCCACGAGGAATACACTGCATCAGTGAGCTGGACCAGCTGGAGGATGGAGGGTGCTACCTGTGCTCTGACAAGAAGTACGTGAAGCCCATCAGCATCACCTCCGGGGGACACaggccggccccgccgcggaaCAGTCGCCCCTCCAGCACCATGAGGAGAGCGGCTCAGGAGGGCAAGATGGAAGATTATTCCGCACCTTTCACTCACCATGGTCCCAGAATACCCAAGAAAATCACTCTGGTTAAGAATGGGGAAAGTGGATTTCGGCGTTCCATCATCCTGAACCGTAGAAATGCCCGGAGTTTCAAAACGCTCCTGGATGAGATCACGGAGATCCTGCAGTTCCCGGTGAAGAAGCTCTACACTATTGATGGGAAGAAG ATTGACAGCATGCAGGCCCTGCTCCACTGCCCCAACGTGCTGGTGTGCGTAGGCCGGGAGCCCTTCAAACCTGTATCCATGGAGAATCTGAGGAAACACTCCGTGGAGAAGCTGCCCAACCTGCCTCCCCGCTCCAACAATGGCAACAATGTCAACGAGAACAATGACA TGAACTTCGGACTGAAAGCCAAAAAAAGCGTTATCCATCCACGGTCAGCATCCAGCAACAGGTCCATGAGATTTTCCTTGTCATCAGAGAAGTCATACCCCAATGGCCTTGCTGCCTCTCCAGACAACGGGGGCCCCTTCTCCAATGGCTGCTCTCACCCAAAAGCTGGGGACCTGGTCCAGTCCCTGGTCAACGATGACATCGAGAAGCGGGTCCATGTGAACAAGGATGGGAGCTTGTCTGTGGAGATGAAGGTTCGCTTCCGTTTGCTCAACGATGAGACTTTGCAGTGGTCCACCCAGATCAAAAAGTCCAACCTGATGAACCAGCTGCCTTGTGAAGAGTCAGGAGTGGAGGAGGACAGCGGAGGAGATCCCCTACAGAAAATGAATCCAGAAGCCAGCTCGGAGGCAGATGACTCCTTATATCCCTGTGATATTGATTCCTACATGTCCAAACTTGAGGAATCAGAATATGACGAGGCCCACTGTCACAGCTGTGGAAAGAAACACCAGGACTATGACATTTGGAAGAATCCCATGCACATgtcccagagggaggagcccgGCGTGCGAAGCACCTGGCACACGCACTCTTCGTGCTCCAGCACATCTTCCCGCAGGAGAGTAGTCCACAAAAAAATGACATCTGTGGATAGCATCCACACCACATCCAGTGAGGAATTCTCTGAGCACATTGTGAGAGAGTCCTCATCCTACTCAGAGACTATAAAGAACAGAGTGGCGTATCGATCTGTTAAAAAGTGTGTGTGCCGAAGTGATTTATCCACCGGTGCTTCCAATGGAGAAGAACAGCAGGAACACACCAGGACAAGCACAGGAAACAGCCAGAGGCCTTCATCCTTGGGCTTGATGTCACATTCAAGCTGTGAAAACAACCTGGATACTCAAGACAGCCCTGAAGACCAGGAGATCACCAAAATCATTTCACAGAATGAGGACGCAAATTGTTTTGAAGCTTCCTCTGTGAAGTGCTTGAAGGATGACCCAGAAGAGGTTGAAAGCAGCAGAGTTGGGAGTGTCATGTCCAGGTCATCTCTGCAGTCCAGGCAGAGTAAGAAGAACGTGTGTGAGGAAGTGAGCAGCGTGGGCAGGAGCATGTCCTCCTCAAGCCTTCAGAAGGCAAACCAGGGAGAGAACAGCCAGTGCTCCACCCCTGCCAACAGTGTGCACAGCAAGTCCAGTAACTGCACCACACCAAAGGAAAAGGCCGAGCAGGGTGACACCTCTGATGACAACCCAGTGGTGTCCTCTTTCTCCAGCGAGTCCTGCCCCAAGAAGGAGGCTGAAGAGGTGGAAGCAGACCAGGAAGAAAGCGAAGTCAATGAAGTCAGCTCAGTGTCAGCAAAAACAAAGCCAAGCCAATCAATCAGGGGTGAGAGCAGTGAAGGGGAACGATGCTCTACACAGGGAACCCACCGTTCCAAGGCTAGTGACAGGAGCAGCAAGAAAAGTGGCAGTGAAGAGAATGTTCCATGCAGTGTCTCTTGCTCTTCCAGAGGGTCCAAAAAGAGCAAACGCTCCCACGCTCATTTGGACGCACGGTCTGAAATATCAGTGTCTTCACTTGAATCAACTCTGAATAAAAAGAATTCCCTACGTACAGATGATGCAAGATCAGGCAGCAGGGCATCAATTTACTCCAAAAGCTCATGTGAAATCAAGAAAAAATCTGCTGGAGACACCATGTCTCATAAGTCAGGATCTCTTCACTCAAACATTTCATCTACCAGTGAACCAGAGGCAACTGCGGGTCCTGCTGAGGAGGAGACCTCAAAAAGTACTGCCAATGGCTACAGTGAAAGTTCAAAAAGCTCAAAGAAAAGAAGCCAtaaagaagaaaacagcaaGCCATCATCCCTCTGCTCAAGTCTTTCAAGTCCTAATGAAAAATCTGGAAAGGGTCATGCCAAGATTAGTTCTGAACCCTCTTCTTCAAAACAGGGAAGCATGAGTGGGAGTGTATGTTCAAAAGTTGACCACCCAAGTGAGGATGGGGTTAGGAATGGAAAACCCACAAGTAGCTCCTCAAGAGTCTCTTCAAAGTCAGAAATAAAAGATAAATGCGTGTTGACCCAGATATCCCAGGAAACTGATGATAGGTGTTCACAATCAAACATGTCTCTGTCTTCAAAATCAAGACAGACAAACAGGAAAAATCTTCGTGTGAAGGTGTCAAATTCCAGCCGGGCATCGGTGTCAGAGACTATGTCAGTGTGCAGTCTGCAATGCCCTGCCCCACCAAAAGGGAagccaaagagaaaaaatatccGTGCGACCATTTTGAAGAATTCCTCCATCAGCAGCATCGGCACCGAGTCCGTGCTGACCGCAGGGAGAGAGCAGAAAGAAATTGTGGATTCCTCCAAAGCAACTTCCTACGGCTCTAAATCTGCTGCAACTGAAGGAAATGGTCAGAATAATAAAGAGATTGATGATTCTTGCAACAAAAAAACAGAGGAAGAGGTAGAAGACGCAGGTGTTCAGGAGGAAGGAGGTGATTTAATGCCATCAGCTCTACCAAATGCATCTCCAGAAGAAGTTGTGCAAGAGTGGCTCAGGAAAATCCCTTCGGAAACATTGCTCATGAAATATGAAATGGAGGATGATGGAGAAGAGGAACATGCAGAGTCAACCACTGAGGTGTCTCACTGTACAAATGCTGAGGAAGCcccagaggaggaaaaagctgaggagaagaatgaagaagAGGAGGCTGAAAAGGATGAagcaaaggaagaagaaaaggatgaaGCAAAGGATGAGGTGgaagaagagaaagcagaagacACAGCTGTTGTTGAAGAGGCTGAAGAATGTGTGAACCAGGAAAAAATCTCTGAGGTTCCACCTGAAGCTGCTGAGGCTGAGCAGGCAGAATGCAACAAGTCAGTTACATCCAgccaaaacaacaacaagagAGACCTTCCAACCTCTGTCCAAACATCTGTCCAGATCATGAAGGCCTTGCTCAGTTCAAAGCATGAGACCAAATTTGACCGATCAAATAGTCTGCCTGAAGTATCCCCCACAATGGGGAGGAAACTGAGTAACTCTGCCAACATTTTGATTACTTGTCTTGCCAGCCTCCAACTCCTTGATGAAGAGTCAGAGGATCCATCAGAAAACTCAAAACATTTGAATAAGTCAAGGTATACAGAGCtgctaaatatttttcaagCCCTGTGGTTTGGGTGCACTGCTGAAAGGAGCGGCCCGAGCTCAGATCAAGAGGCAAGCAAGGTGGCAATGCCAGTGTCTGGGTCTAAAGCCCCAAAATCCATGGATCACGCCTTCACTCCCATGTCCTCCTCTGGGGTTGATGTTTGCAGTTGCTCTGGTGGCTCAGGAGAAGAGTGCACAGCTGGTGCCACGTTGGTGGCACAGAAAACCATGGAATGCAAAACAGCCGAGCAAATGGAAAATGCAGAGACTGGCACAGAAGTGACTGAGGTCGAGGAGCAAAGTAAAGAGGAAGAGCAGCCATCCCGCCCTTCCACAGCCTGCTCAGAGGCAAAAGGTGAGGAAAAAGCAGAGTCTGCTAGAGAGGAGTCTGTAATCCAGGCAGAAGAAGAGAATAAGGAGGATCAGGGCAGTAACTGTGAGCATGAtcagggggaaggaggagaaaatgaaaacgaagaagaaaacaaattagTTGAAACTGGAGAACAAGAGGAAGCTGAAGCTGTGACTGATGAAGTCCCACAAGAAAACCCTGAAGAAGAGGCTGACCTGCCAGAGGCCACTGGTGATGAAGAAAACCCTGAAGAAGAAGCTGACCAGCCAGAGGCCACTGGTGATGCAAATGTTGGTGATGCCGATGTTGGGACGGAGCTGAAAGAGgaggtgcaggagcagccccaagaagAGTCACCAAATGATCCCGAGCCCAAAATCGATACATCCACCAGTGTGGGCACATCCCTTGTCCAGCAAAACTCCATGGATCCAGACCCAACCTGGGTCCTGAGACTGCTCAAGAAAATCGAGAGGGAGTTCATGGCTCACTATGTCAATGCCATGAATGAATTTAAAGTCAGGTGGAACCTGCAGGACAATCAGCAGATGGATGCAATGATACTGGAGCTGAAGGAGGAAGTGAGTAAAAGGATACAAAAGAGCATAGAGAAGGAGTTGAGGAAGATcagaagcagagcaggaaggaggATGCCGAGACCTCCAGAGGGGCCACCCACACGTGAGTCCAAACTCCAAACCGAGCAGAGGAGATGGAGACTGCAAACTATGCATAAAAAGTCCCTCTTTGGGGACAAGAATGGTGCCCAGATGAGGCTGGAGGAGACATCAGACTTATCATTTGATGTAGATAATGACTTTAACCTCAGTGCAGCTTTGGAGGACAGCATGAGCAAACAATCCAGTGAGGAGGAATATTGTCCATGTGACTCTTGTGTGAGGAAAAAACTGGCTTCCAGGCCTGCCAGAGCCCCTGTGGTGGCCACCAATGCCCCAGTGATGAAAGCCTTTGATTTGCAGAAAATCTTGAGGCTGAAGAAGGATGGCAATGAGGAAGCTGTTGTTGCAGAAGCAGCCCAGGACACCAAAACACTTCCCAATGGTTCTGTGGAAGAAGGGGCAGAAAACGAGGAGAAGGATGAGGAGCAACCTCAGGCAGGTGAAACAgaagcagaggaagaagaaggaaaagagccAGAATTAAATGAAGATGATGGCACAACATTGAATGGAGATGGAGAAGAAACTGAAATAGCAGAGAGTCAAAACACTGAGATGGAAGATGAGGCCAAAACTGAAGAAAccaaagaagaagaagcagaagaagaaggggaagaaacaaaagaaggagaagaagaggaagcaaaagaggaggaggaagagaaagaggaagaagaaatagcTAAGGCtaaagaggagggggaggaaatAAAAGAGGAGGAGGGTGAAACTAAAGAAGAAGATGAGGAAGTAAAAGAGGAAGAAGCAGAGGAAAGTAAGGAGGAAGAGGAACTaaatgaggaggaagagaaggaagtgGAAGAGGGagtgaaggaggaggaagaaacaaaggaggaggaagggaaggaggaagatgaagaaggaaaggaagaagaagaagggaaagaggaagaggaagggaaggaaggagaggaagaagcaaaagaggaggaggaggaagccaaggaggaggaggaagaaaccaaagaggaggaggaagaagaagcaaaagaggaggatgaagaagacaaagaggaggaggaagaggccaaagaggaggaggaggaagcaaaagaagaggaggaagccaaggaggaggaggaggaagaagggaaggaggaggaggaagcaaaagaggaggaagaagaagcaaaagaggaggaggaggaaggaaaggaggaagaggaagaagcagaagaggaggaagggaaggaagaagaggaagaaacaaaagaggaggaggaagcaaaagaggaagaagaagaagcaaaagtggaggaggaggaagggaaggaagaagatgaagaagccaaagaggaggaggaggaagcaaaagaagaagaggaggaagccaaagaggaggaggaggaagaagggaaggaggaagaggaggaagcaaaagaagaggaagggaaggaggaagaaatagaagaagcaaaagaaaaggcagaaggggaggaggaagaagtaGAGGAGGGAGATGAAGAAgcagaagaagaggaagaagccaaagagggagaggaagaagctaaagaggaggaggaggaggaggaagggaaggaggaagaggaagaagccaaagaagaggaggaagaagtaaaggaggaagacaaagaagccaaagaagaagaggaagaagaagaggaagaagaagaagcaaaaGAGGATGAGGAAGAAGCCAAAGAGGGgggggaagaagaagaggaggaggaggaagaagcaaaagaagaggaggaggaaggaaaggaggaagaggaagaagccAAGGatgatgaggaagaggaagaagcaaaagaagaggaggaagaaggaaaggaggaagaggaagaagccaaagaggaggaagaagaagaagaagggaaggaggaggaggaggaggaagaagcaaaagaagaggaggaggaggaaggaaaggaggaggaagaagccaaagaggaggaggaagaagtaaaggagggagaggaagaagcaaaagaagaggaggaggaaggaaaggaggaagaagtgaaagaggaggaagaagatgtgaaagaggaggaagcagaagaggaagaagagcaaaaagaggaagaagaaacaaaagaggaggaagggaaggaggaagaggaagaaggaacaaaggaagatgaggaagaaaaggaagatgagGGTCAAATAAaagaggagcaggaagttgaagaggaagaagcaaaagaggaagaagagggagaaaaagaggaggaagaaacaaaggaggaggaggaagaaaaagaggaagaggaagaagaagaagaagaagcagctcAAAATGAAGAGCAAGAAGCTGAAGAAAAGTCTGAAGGTGAACAGGAAGGAGAAAATGAAGCTGAAGAAACAGAGGGGCCAGGGGATGAGGAAGTCGTGGCTGATGATGAGGCAGAGACATCAGAATGcagaggagatgctgagggCTCTGGAACTGACAACAATCCTGAGGGAGATGCTGTGGAAGGAAATGAAGAAGCTGAGCAAGATGAAGCTGAGGCAGAAGAAGATGCAAAACCAGAGTCAGGAGATGAGGCTGAGGagaaaagcagtgaaaaggGTGAGAATCCTGATGAGAATGAGGAACCCACTGGGGATGACCCTGAGAATGCACATGAAAAACACGAAGACCAAGGCAACAACAAAGTTTCTGAGAAAGCCTCAAAGACCAAAGGTAAGAGAACCAACAAAAGGTTAGAGACTCTGaaaaaatccacggccttttCTTGTTATTCTTCTGTCGGAAACTTCTCACAGCAATCCCAGAAGGGGTCTGATGATGAAGAGGAAAGAGTAGATGAAGAGGAAGGAGGAGTCAAAGAGGAAGGAATAGCTGAAGAGGAGGCAGTTGAAGAGGAATGCAAAGGTGATGATAACCCCACCAATGACCACCCAAATGGAGAAGTTCGAAGTGATGAGAGCTCCAAACCCTCTCAGATGTATCCCGACAGTGACGAAGAAGAAGAGGACAAAGAATCTTCAGGTTCTGATCCCGTGGGAGTTGAGGAGCACCCAGATGCTGAAGGTGCAGATCCAAAGGAGGCTGAAAACACTGAGGAATTTCAGGCtgctaaaaagaaagaaaactctgATGAGATTGACCAGGATGACCTGGACTTCTAG